The sequence GTCTGATTCTCATTTGAGCTACAATTCTTAGTTCTAGCTAAAATACGAAGCCAAACCCTTGCTGCTGAAGTCTATAATTAGATCCTTATGTGACATGACCCAGTTGATTTTTCTGACGCATTTACTCTGTTATTTGCCCTTTCTGAGACCTCTAATGTCTCCTTCACAGTTGGTGGTACTTGGCTCTTCCTGTGGAGGGAGCCTTCACTTCTTATCCTGTCTTATAGGGCTGCACGTATGTTTCAGAATTCATCCtctgatttttgaaaatatatgtcaTTCTACATGGAAGATGGCTATCTtaaagcaagaatttttttttccttcttaagaaTGGCTAGGAAATGTTTCTTCAGGAGCCCTGTAATTGGGCAGCCAGCACTTTTGATGTCTTCTTCAATGATGTCACCAGCTATTGCCAGGATAGGAAAGGCAGGGTCTCCCCCTGGAATGATGACAACACTTGTTTCAAGTTGAAGAACCTGTGGTTCTTTTTCCTGCACTCTTGGGAAAGCAAATACACAATGTTCATTTCCTCAATATGGGATGGGATGTGCTGGGCTGCACAGCTAGCAGGTCATTTTCCCGTATGTCACATCCTTCGGGACAAGGCAGCATGGGGCCAGAGGCAGGAAATGGCATATTCCTGGAATGAGGCAACGTTTTCCCAGGGTAGCTATTGGTTCTTCCTAACTATAAAATATACTCATCCAGAAACAGCtcaagatttttcctttttggaggCACCCAGAAGCAAAGAAGGGTAAGTTGGAAGCTTGATGtgatatttttagagaaaaaatagcCTTTGGGGTTCTGTTAACATTGAGATTgtatttatcagtttttctttcttttgatcatCTTATTGAGGCATTTTCCTGGAAACAGAAGACTAATTTGGGGTACAATGGATGGGGAATATTACTGGCAATGAGAATCCCAGTTTAAGCTCTGTTAATTATTAACTGGATGCCTTTGGATGGATCACTAACCTGCTCTAtacctgtttccttatctttcaAGTGGAAAGAAAATTTACTTACATTATCTGCCTTGTAGATTATTGTGAGAAATAAGAGAAGCTataagtaaaaatttttttggtaagtttgaaaagaaagtagaggggctattttaaaagctttaattatatCATTATCAAAATATCCTgcctttccttcttattctttaaCTTTAAGAAATTCTTCttaaggcatttaataaatgtttattgactgttgATTAAGAAATAAGGCCTATATATACTGAGATAAGAATCATTGATTACAGTAGGAAGTAAATTTTCTTTGCTGAGAACATCTTTAATTTGCTCTGTTGTTCATGCTAATGACTATTTTAtttgtgttattttgtttttgtttttgttttttttttatttaatagcattttatttacaggatatatacatgggtaactttacagcattaacaattgccaaacctcttgttccagtttttcacctcttacccccccaccccctcccctagatggcaggatgaccagtagattaaatatattaaaatataaattagatacacaataagtatatatgaccaaaccgttattttgctgtacaaaaagaatcagactctgaaatattgtacaattagcttgtgaaggaaatcaaaaatgcaggtgtgcataaatataggaattgggaattcaatgtaatggtttttagtcatctcccagagttctttttctgggcatagctagttcagttcattactgctccattagaaatgatttggttgatctcgttgctgaggatggcctggtccatcagaactggtcatcatatagtattgttgttgaagtatataatgatctcctggtcctgttcatttcactcagcatcagttcgtgtaagtctctccaggcctttctgaaattatcctgttggtcatttcttacagaacagtaatattccataatattcatataccacatgttattttgtttttatcttgtaTTTCTGCTATTACCATTCTGTCACTTTTTATAGCTCTCTATAAAGCTTTAGTTTTTAGTAAAACAGAAAGATAACTAGGTAAACATTTCAGATCTCTCATCACAGAGCTGAATTGACTAGGGAAGAAGTGCtattatgagaaaactgaggaaaattgaCTATTTGTTATAAGagcaaatgaaacaaaaaagtcCTATATTTTTAGATTGAATTCTGAGATTAAAAAATATCCTTATGGAAtcttcccccctccaaaaaaaaaaaaaaaaaaaaaaaaaaaacaaaacccaaaccctTTTAATTACCCAAAGAATGGATCAAATACTCAAGATCTGAGAGTAGAAGGAGATTCTAAAGGGGAtcaaaaaggggaggagaaagccATTATTTTTTGTTCCTCCTATACTTTTACCTCTAGGTAAGCTATTTAAATCTATAATACAATTCTCTGGAagcttcccttccccctttcctgtGAGGTAACTAGAAGACAGTGTTATTCTTACTTACTtgtgaagaaaatgagatcctgacttcctttaaatatCTTGATCAAGGTTAAAGTACTCCAGTGGTGAACAAATGAGCTTAAAATAGAAGTCCTGTTTGAAAGTCTTGCTGATGAGGAGGAAGACCATGGTCAACTACTGGCAGTGTGGTAGGGTGGATAGAGAGCTACTCTTAAAGGCAGTAAAACCAGTTTTAAGTCCTGTTTCTGATTGTGACACTCATCTATGTTAAATCCTGTAGATTTTTAGTGTCCCCCAGACAACTGtctgagactataaattgcaggGCATTTGTTGATCGGCCTTGATTGTAGATTATTTTTTCCACCTGAAAATTCTCTACAGTCTTCAGGGATCATGGCCTGTGTTGGTGACATTTTTATAGTATATTAACATTTCTAAGTGCTTTTTTACATAAGTTTCCCACTTTTGAACTTCAGAGTCATCTGTGATAATAcaatatcattatttccattttacaaatgaggaagctcaGGCTCATAGACATTAAGACTTCCTAGGGGTCATACAGGAAATGCAGGAGTTAGCATTGGAACTCAAGTTTTTCCTGAAGCAGGGAAAATATTGCTGATAGCAATCATAAAGATAATAACTATCATTGCATACCAATCTTTGCATTGATCCTTTATCTGTTTCTTAACAGTGTCATGGAAAGGCTGATTGTCCCCCAGCCCCAAGCTGTGGATTCTCTTCGCCGTTTCCAGGTGTTGTTGTTGGATAGAAGGAGCAGACTTCATGGCCAAATCCGGAGCCTCCGGGACATCATCCGAAAGATCGAAAAGCTTCGCAAACGGTCGCTGCTGGCGTACATCACCGGCAGTTCCCTGAGTGCAGCTGGAGCCATCACGGCCATTGTGGGGCTGTCCTTGAGTCCCATCACTCTAGGGACCTCTCTTCTGGCCTCTGCAGTGGGCCTGGGTGTGGCCACTGCCGGAGGGGCAGTTACCCTCAGTTCTGACCTGTCTCTGGTGTTTCGCAACTCCAGAGACCTGAGAAGGGTGCAAGATATTGCGGCAATTTGCCAGGATCAGATGAGGGAAATTTTAGGATGCTTGGATTTCTTTTGCCGGGGACAGGGTTGTCTGGATTTCCAACTTCTCCAGTCTGGGAAGAAGGCTTCCATTGCTCTGTATAATTCGGTCTATTTTATCGTGTTCTTCGGCTCACGTGGCTTCCTCATCCCCAGGCATGCAGAGGGGGCCACAAAGGTTAGCCAGGCCATACTGAAGGCCAAGATTCAGAAACTGGCTGAGAGCCTGGAGTCCTGCACCGCTGCCCTGGATGAACTCAGTCAGCAGCTGGAATCGAGAGTACAACTCTATGCAAAAACCAAACATGAAAACCCCGCTTTGGACTCAAAGGAATCTCTGGACAAATATGGAGGGATGTTTTTTTGAGAGCAAAGACCTTGGAGCTGAATTGAGATGATGGGTAGTTGTAcacaaagaatggaaagaaaaaaccaaacgtGACTCTTGTTGTAAAAGGGATGTATACTTTGGGTATGAGGTGGATTTCTGAGATTCTGGTTAACACTGAGGTTTTCTGAATATATGACTTGAAATGGGTGGGTCCTCATAGCCGTTATTTTCTTACCATTGTGATATCCTGTGAGGAAAAGGACTGGGATTTAGTGCTGGAGACTTTTTCCATGTTTAGTAGTAGCACATGTGAATGGGCGATGTTAATGTATTGTGTGCTAGCAAAATGTTTTCCTGTCACCATCAAAAGTTTCCTAGTCACCAATGCCAGCCAAAAGCTAGTTAGTTCTTCCTTGAGAACCCAATGGTTGCAAAATTACCTGGACTTTCAAGATGGTTCCAGTTCTGCCTTGAGGGTACTGGTCCATACCAAAGAGGGTCTGAGAGACTTCTTCAGTCAGGTTAGTTTTTAGGACTTCACTTCAAGTTCAAAGTAATTGAAAGGCCCCTAAGATGACTTAATGAGCAGGGCAGATCTAATACCTCCCCCTTTTTGAttccaaaaaaccccaaaggatCTAAAACAAAAGCCCAGTTACAAAGGCCAAAGACGACTTCTATCTGCTTGCTCTTTATGACCATACTCCCCACAACCCAAATAAATAGAAGTCTCTGTTTCAGAGTTCAAGGAAGGTATCTGAAACTAACCTGACTCTTTCCCCTGTCCCCCAGCTTTCTCTGTTTAAGAGTTCATTTTGGGTTTAGAGAAGACCCCTTAGAGTGACTGTAGACTTAATTTACCCATCCTGACCTAATGATTTCAAGGATTCCCCAAAGTTATCACTCCAATATTTAGTGTGCAGTCCAAGGAAAGGTTCCCCTTTTTGGGTCACCTGTCTATGCCAGATGGCAAGCTCAAAGGCAGTCAGCATCCTTTGGGTTAATGGAAAAGATGAGTTAACTGGAAAAGTGGCAGGTCATTATAAGGGGAAGGCATAATTGATCTAAAAATCCCTACATATCCTCAAAGGATATGACACATTCTATCCTTTAGAGGGCAGCATTGTCTATATGTTGTAAAAACTGGTACACCaaagaatgtaattttattgagAAATTAGCTTTTCTACCTTTTATTTTAACACCACAtaaggtattttatttatttatttaaatctcataattttattgctttttattatatAACAGAGTTTTATAGAAGTGACATATTTTAATAATCACCGGAATAGTCAATTTGGGAAAACTTGGCTGCTATCACTAGCTTCATTTCCGAGGAGTAAAGTATAGCCAAATGGTTTCTGTAAAGTGGATAGGAGATAGGTAAATGGTTGCTGGAGATGGCATTAATCCCTTTAAGGAGTCCCTTTTTGATCTAtgaagagaatttatttttcaatgtttttgttAAGTAGGTAAGATAGAGGGACCAAATAAatggatgtttaaaaaaaaaacagcctttaGGAAGAAAAAGTAAGGTAATATATTTTTGATTATGTAAGTGATTAAAATAATGTTTACCTTTAAAGTACACATGAGAACATATAAGACTTGACCTGGAAAGAGAATGTGTTAAATGTAGAAAAGAATAACATAAGAGGAGCCGTGGTATAAATAagcatctgcattcagaaagccTAGTGTCCTATGAAGTTGTGTCTTATAGTTGATGGACATTGTGGTTGGTGAGGTTTTAGTGATATGTCTTGGTTTCCTTTGTTATAGGTACAGGAGATCctggtatttctttctttctttcctattttttctctcttccttcctttcttccttcttttctttcttttgtgttagTTATcctttagaaaacttttaaagtttcttGAATCACCCTCCCAATAATTGCAAACAAATACCAAAAATAGGTTGCAAAATATTGGGTCCTACAAAAAATTCACCTACCAATGATGGCAGTGAGCCTGAGGAAGTGAAATTTCAAAGCTATGGGGCATACTTCcaatttttctgaaaactttgactcatattttattgtcttttttctcttgcaTCCTGGGCCAGTTGAAGAGCCTGTGTTTCCTTAACTTATTTAAATAGCTGCTGGCAAAAATTTGGTCCTAACATCATTTTTTATCAGTGCTTAATGCTAAATTAGATTCTCTCAGTAATTAATCACTCTATTGAGCATCTTTGGAAGCAATATCAATCTTTCTATCTACTAAATACTTTAACTGAATCAAAAATGTAACTTTGAGTTACATCTTGCATGGATCAATTTATAAAGGAGCAATGTCTAATTTGCAATAATAATATGTACAAAGTAAGGAATCAGTAAATATTATTGAATGAAGAAGTAGCTTCATAGCTTAAGCAATAAGTACATCTAGCTTATAAACCAATGGAGACTTTGTAGAAAAAGATCACCAGCTTTCCCTATGTAATTgttattttgaaatttagaagCTCTTTGGGGCTTTAGGTAATTTATCCTTAGTCAAATGTAGCTATATATTAATTagtaagagaaaataatttttttttgtggaaaacaTACAGAATATTGTTTTGGTAAATCTTCATTCtatcagaaataaaatataatatgaaatgttGTGGGGAAGGATAAAGGAAATCCTTAGATAAAGGTGCACATCagaaaaaaactatcaaaaataaaCTTGCTAAAAACAAACATGCTGAATGTCTAAGTGCTTCTCTAGTTGCTTTTCCTACTATTCTATACTGAAAACATTTGAATCTGTTGTTTTCCTAGTGCTGAGAACTAAGTTTTGACTCTGCATTGTTGTGTTTCAACAAAACTATatattgttctatttttccaaaaatgCAAACTATACTGTATGTGAATCAAATTACCTGACTGGAGGTACATTAGAACAGGGATAGTGCATATAATTAATGTCCACTTATATGGGAATCAGACTGTAGGAGATTCATTCCTTTAGAACATTGTGAAGAACTGGGTTATAGAAAATCTGAAGGAATCAAATTGAAATCTAAAAGTtcattaaaactaaaaattaggGGATATTGTTGTTAGGCTTCATTCTaatgaatttattatgttttaagtaaacatttgtcatttcaaCCCACAGTACATAGAAAGAAGCAAATGTAAAAGTGATAACAGCTAAAGGCAAGAAGAGAGAGGTTTCACTTTTCATTGCCAGCAATGATAGTGAGAACTGACAACTTTAAAGGAtcagacagaaataaaaattaagagcaCTTCAATTGGATCcacttagtaaaaaaaataaacagctcTATTCTTCAAAAGCTTCTGAGGTTAATAATTGGTGTTTGTAATGATGACCTTACATTATCAACAAAAGATTAAATTATGTAAAGTATATTCTCATAAGGCAGAGAAAAGTATATATTTCCAAAAGATTTTCATTatgaatgtttaaaagaaaaataattattatgtttaaatagaaaaatgtcataaaatgagttgatacccatcatttggggaatggctgaataaattatgaaatttatggctgaaaaaatcatgaaagtaatgaaatattattctataaaaaaagatgaacaagctgattttagaaaggcccagaaagatttatataaaggATATTGAAATAAgctgaaccaggaaaacactgtacatagcaacagcaagattgtgcaatgatcaactatgataaacttggtTCTTCCCAGTGATTCAGGGATCCCAGGCTagctcaataaactttggatgggaaatgccatttgcatccaaagagagaactatagaaattaaatgtaaatcGACATGCTGGATTCACTCCCCGcgccttttcttctgttttttcccctctcatggttttccccttttgttctgacttttttctcccagcatgattcatgaggaaatatgtaaaaaaaaaaataatgcatatgtataacaaaaaaaaaaaaagcaaatgtcaGCTAATTGCGAAACTCAGTTGTATTAAGCATTACCCCGATAGGGCCATGTTATTTAGAGAaatttcagaaatcatctagtctaagcGTTTTATTCTATGGATGAAGAAATGTGGTCCAGGGAGGTTGGGGGACTTGTATAAAGATATTCAAAAAGTAAGAGTGAAAGACATGATTTGAATACAAGTACTCTGAGTCAGCTGGTGCAACTAAAGTGGATCTctgtgagtttaaatctgacctcaattGCTTCCTAgtttgtatgaccctgagcagtcacttaaccctgtttgcctcagtttcctcatctgtcaaataagccggagaaggacatggcaaatcactccagtatgtttgccaagaaaaccccaaatggagccacaaagagtCGGACATGGCTAAAAAATTACTAAACCTCACTGAGTCCAGAGACTATGttgtcttttcattctttttaaagcaTTCCTCCTGTAAATCAGGTATTGCTGCATTCATACCAAAATATTCAAACACTAATTGATTAACAGccttaattcaataaataataaagcatTGGACTTTTATCATTCTAAATATATGAATCTGCTCTGCTTCCATATTTATAGAGATATGTATGATTTTAATTGTATCATCACGGGCAAGTCACGAGCTCCCTGatactcagtttctttttctctaaaatggggaagttggatcagattatctctctagtgTTTCCTGatataaaaaaatctatgatACTCTGAGAGTCTGAGATGTATTCTGTAAAACTTCAGTTAAACACAATTTTGAGGACTGTTCAACAGAATCATTTAGAAAACCAAAAGAGGAAACCCAGTAActtaattgaaaatgaaatttatgcCTACAGAGATACTGATGCCCAGTAGGTACAAAAAGTACTTGATAAATTGCATGTGCTGATTTGAATGATGACATCTTGCCCTGCTCCTGCCAattaatttattatgtatttgggaggaaaggaaaagaatggggATATAGAAAGAATAATAGGATCTGGCATTTGGAACACCCAGATATGTCAAATATACAATCAAGGCTAAAGGATATAATGTAAGAGAAAGTTTTTGGAAAAGTACATGGCACTAAAGAAATGatggacattttattttcttctttttggaatTAGTCAGTGGGATActcattagaaataaattttcaGCTAACTAATTCTCTTAAGTGTCTATTGAGTTttgagaaaggtttttttttaattcataaactCACAGAATATTGGATCTTAACTCTATAAATTTAGAAAGTCATCAAATTGGAGCAGCCTCAtctgatagatgaggaaactgtaaaCTAAAGGTCAAATTACTTGTATAAACTCATACAGCTGAGTTAGGATTGAAACCTGGCATTCTGATTTCAAAGTTAATACTCTTTCCTAAATGACCTTAAGcaacctttatttttaaagatgtgaGAGGCAGCTTGTTATAGGAAATAAGGGAGCTGGCTTCAAGACCTGGAAGATTTATGTCGAAGTCTTCTTACACATAACTTCTGACATAGACTACATGATCCTAGGAAAGTCAAttaactattcaatattttagaaAACTTTAAAAGGCTAGGTTTCAGAGAACATATGGACCTctattggtagaggaaatttccttaccaaaagttctctatttcaatGAAACCACAGGTAAAAACtatatcctatttttttcttcctttttctttcttttttttaaattaaagctttttattgacaaataatatgcatgggtaatttttcaatattgacccttgcaaaatcttatgttccgaattttcccctccttcccccaatccctcccccagatggtaggtaatgtaatacatgttcaatatgttaaaaatatatgttaaatccaatatatgtatacatatttatacaattatcttgctgcacaaaaaaaaatcggTATAATCTTATTTCGTAAGATATTTTATATCAACTTTTAAGAGGTCTATCTATGGCAGAATTCCATTGgtcctttttcatttattaattcaccTTGAATCTTGGCTGTAGCAAAGCTCTTCCTGAGGATTTGTCCTCAAGCTTTGGACTGAGTTAGTGTCAGAGCCTGCCAAGCTCTGCTCATCTCTCAGCAGTTAGCTATCTTCTTTGTGCCTCAACTACAAGTGATCTATTCACTCTGCGTGGGCTGTTTGAGCTAAATACAGGGAAAGTCTTAGTTTATTTTTTGGACCTCTGCTCTCAGGGCCCCAGTTTTCCTTATCTATGCAAAGCAGAAGAGTAGAGGAATAGCCAGGGAGTACAAAAGCTCCTGTATTTGCTTTCCTTGAGCAGAAAGAGGTATTTCCAGGTTCCTTGAAGAAAGATATGAAGCAACTTTTCCCCCACCAGGCCCTGTCTCTCTCTTAGACCAAACTGGTTATTTCGAATATAAGGGGAAAAACTATACCTTATAGCTGTTGGTAGATTATCTCCCTTAACaacttttaattcaattcaactcaacaaacactTGATTGTACATATACTGATAAAGCagagatataaagatgaaaaactaCACAATCTCTGCCCTCATTGAGTTTATAATCCAATTGGAAGATACTTgtgaataagataaaatttattaaagatgCAAGTAAATTTAAcctgtataagactgcttgccatctgggggagggggtggagggagggaggggaaaaataggaacagaagtgagtgcaagggataatgtaaaaatttaccctggcatgggttctgtcaataaaaagttatatatatatatatatatatatatatatatatatataaagaaatatagattaaaaaataaaaaagatgcaaGTAAAACAGAATCTAAGGATAAAGGAAGGATTTAAGCAAAGATCTGtaagaaatttaagaaacaaGAAATCACTTTCATAAATTGGAGAGAGAGGGGAGCTTTATGGAAGAGG comes from Sarcophilus harrisii chromosome 5, mSarHar1.11, whole genome shotgun sequence and encodes:
- the APOLD1 gene encoding apolipoprotein L domain-containing protein 1 isoform X2; its protein translation is MERLIVPQPQAVDSLRRFQVLLLDRRSRLHGQIRSLRDIIRKIEKLRKRSLLAYITGSSLSAAGAITAIVGLSLSPITLGTSLLASAVGLGVATAGGAVTLSSDLSLVFRNSRDLRRVQDIAAICQDQMREILGCLDFFCRGQGCLDFQLLQSGKKASIALYNSVYFIVFFGSRGFLIPRHAEGATKVSQAILKAKIQKLAESLESCTAALDELSQQLESRVQLYAKTKHENPALDSKESLDKYGGMFF
- the APOLD1 gene encoding apolipoprotein L domain-containing protein 1 isoform X1 — translated: MFLQEPCNWAASTFDVFFNDVTSYCQDRKGRVSPWNDDNTCFKLKNLWFFFLHSWESKYTMFISSIWDGMCWAAQLAGHFPVCHILRDKAAWGQRQEMAYSWNEATFSQGSYWFFLTIKYTHPETAQDFSFLEAPRSKEGVMERLIVPQPQAVDSLRRFQVLLLDRRSRLHGQIRSLRDIIRKIEKLRKRSLLAYITGSSLSAAGAITAIVGLSLSPITLGTSLLASAVGLGVATAGGAVTLSSDLSLVFRNSRDLRRVQDIAAICQDQMREILGCLDFFCRGQGCLDFQLLQSGKKASIALYNSVYFIVFFGSRGFLIPRHAEGATKVSQAILKAKIQKLAESLESCTAALDELSQQLESRVQLYAKTKHENPALDSKESLDKYGGMFF